In Priestia filamentosa, the DNA window CACTTACTTGCCATTGGTAATTTCGTACTAATTCCTTAATTTGTTGACCAACATTGAATGTTCTTTTTTTCAAAATATTATCATTACGATCTAATGAGGCTAGAAGTAATAATTGTTTCGTTAAAGTAGATAGCCTTTGAATTTCACCATTAATAATTGAAATATAATGACCTCTTTCCTCCACACTTAGTAAGTCATCTTCCAATAGGTTTGTATATCCTTTTATATTCGATAAAGGCGACTGGATATCGTGAGAAATGTTCGAAATGAACTCCTTCCTCATATCATCCATTTGTTCTAACTTTCTTGCCATTTGTAAAAAATTATGGGAGAGTTCTCCTAGTTCATCATGACGAGTAACATCCAGTGCAACATTAAACTCACCCCTAGAGAGTGATTTAGTGGCTATGGTTAATTTTGAAATAGGCTTTACTAAATATTTTGTACTCACAACCACCATAACAATGCTCAGTATAATCGTTAAGGCAAGCAGCCATGCAAATAAAAAATGCATCTCATTAAAAAGGAGTTTAATATCTGGTCTAAGGAAAAGAGCATATTTATTTCCTTGATGTTTTAGTGGAACACCAATTGTATTTTTTAATTCATTTGCAAAGAATCCCGTTACAAACGTTTTTCGTGGAAAATGAAGAATACCGTGGTAAGTCTCGCCATCTAATACTTGTTCTTTAACAGACACAGAAAGGCTCTTCTCACGAAAGGGCGCGCCAAAAAAAGACTCTTCCTCAGTATTATCTACAAGGTAAATTTGATATCCTATCGAAGAAATATTCTCTAAGTACTCTTTTAAATTAACATTTGGATGCTCGTCAGCAAATGTTACAATTGACTGTGCCATTTTTGTAATTTTTTGATCATTATACGGTTTTAATTTTTGCTGATAATACGTATTCGATATAAAAAAAGCCAGAATACTACTTAGGATCATAATTCCAATTGTAATGACTACAAATTTCACATAAAGAGTCCTCATCCGTTGATTACCTCCAGTGAATATCCAACTCCTCTTACAGTTTTAATTTGAAAATCATTGGTTAATTTAGAAAAACGTTCTCTTAATCTTTTTACATGAACATCCACCGTTCGTTCATTGCCTTCATACTCTAGCCCCCAAATATGTTCGATTAGGTTACTCCTGGAAAACACTTGCATAGGTCTTGATGCCAGGAAATATAAAAGTTCAAATTCTTTTAAGGGTAAAAGAATCATTCGATCTCCAATTTGCACTTCATAGCTTTTGGTATTGATCGTTGTGTTCCCTATACGAACAACAGCCTCATTTGAATGCTGATTATATCGTCGTAATAAAGCTTCTATTCGAAAGCTTAATTCTCTTGGTTCGAACGGTTTAACCAGATAATCATCGG includes these proteins:
- a CDS encoding response regulator transcription factor, which encodes MTNILIVDDDINILKLVSIHLSKLGYHVFEAKDGLEALKIFNKETCHLAVIDVMMPFMDGYTLTKELRKQSDIPVILLTAKNQIEDKEQGFQSGTDDYLVKPFEPRELSFRIEALLRRYNQHSNEAVVRIGNTTINTKSYEVQIGDRMILLPLKEFELLYFLASRPMQVFSRSNLIEHIWGLEYEGNERTVDVHVKRLRERFSKLTNDFQIKTVRGVGYSLEVING
- a CDS encoding sensor histidine kinase — encoded protein: MRTLYVKFVVITIGIMILSSILAFFISNTYYQQKLKPYNDQKITKMAQSIVTFADEHPNVNLKEYLENISSIGYQIYLVDNTEEESFFGAPFREKSLSVSVKEQVLDGETYHGILHFPRKTFVTGFFANELKNTIGVPLKHQGNKYALFLRPDIKLLFNEMHFLFAWLLALTIILSIVMVVVSTKYLVKPISKLTIATKSLSRGEFNVALDVTRHDELGELSHNFLQMARKLEQMDDMRKEFISNISHDIQSPLSNIKGYTNLLEDDLLSVEERGHYISIINGEIQRLSTLTKQLLLLASLDRNDNILKKRTFNVGQQIKELVRNYQWQVSENEIMLSYSLPDIEIIGDPSLLNTVWDNLLTNAIKYNKSEGSIEISIEEREKSIMVSFEDTGIGLKDSEIERIFDRFYRVDTSRTHTVEGTGLGLSIVWTIVKMHEGHIYVNSTEKEGTTFSVELPIRC